The Setaria viridis chromosome 9, Setaria_viridis_v4.0, whole genome shotgun sequence sequence TGCCTTCCCCTCTACCTCAGGTGCTACCCGTGCCACCGCTCTCGTGGGATCGCAGTCCCCATTTGTCTTGGAACACCGGTTATCATCTTGGCAGCGGCGGTGGTTGTCGTCAACTCATCTCAGGGAGTTTCTTCTTCTGTGCCTACCTTTACGTTTGAGTTGCCCATTGTCGCCTTGGTTGTTTGGAGTGTTGCAGTCtggtggatgctttgccgctCCATCGAGATCGATGGTGCTTACTCCGGGCAGATGCTTCGCTACTCgggttgtggttgttgttgggtggatgctttgccaccatTCTATGTttgggcggatgctttgccgctgTATGCTtaggcggatgctttgccgctaTGGTTGTGGTGCTTGGGTGGATGATTTGCCACCTCTGTTGTATGTTGGTATCTTTAGGCAATCTTGTCGACGATGTATCTATGTTTTGCAAGTCCAGATGTTTAGGTCGTCTTCGGGTAGGCTGGGTTGGTGGgttcctttccctttcttgCTGCTCTGGCTCATGTTGTGTTAGGTTGCTTGCCACGGTGGTGTTATAACTTTGTGCTACGAGGGTTCTCTTATAGTTATGTCGCTGTAATTCTCTTTctcttaatgaaaaatgtgcTAAAGCACTGTcgctaaaaaaaatcatgtacaGGACATAAGCTTCTTTCACCGGAGGGACTGAAGGAGTACCAAATTTATTCAGTttactttctctctctctctctctctctctctctctctctctctctctctctctctctcagcttCCTCCTACACTTGTTGATATCTAAGGTCATGAAGCCCGTTTGAGACTAAAAGAAAAGACAACGGAGTTGAATCCTTCATAATTTGCTTATTGTGTGCAAGCACACATGGAGTGTTGCAAAGATGATGAGCTTTTATTTGTACTCTTTCTTTGTCTTCAGGATATCATAAATCCAGTTTTTTCCATACAGTGAGATATGTACATGCCTCAGGAACAACAAAGGGTTAATCAATCAGTTCGCTCAGGAACTATTTATTTCATGTCAAATGACACAATGCCAAAGTTACAACATTGTATCTCCAAAAGTATAGCGAGTTAATCTCAAGTGGAGgtcggcgccggtgccggcgtgACGCCCCCGTCCTTGCCCTCCGGCGCCACCAGCTTGGACAGCGCCTTGTCGCACCAGTCCGGGTGCGCCGTGAACTGGCACGTCTCCTTGACGTTgaccgtggcggcggcgccccacAGGGAGACGGAcacggcgaggacgacgacgaggccgcgAAGACAAGCGGCAGCACCAGGGCCAGCCATTGTCGATCCCGTGCGAGCTTGCAGCAATGGCGTGCGGCGAGAGGGAGTTATTCCTGAATCGTTTCAcggagcaggaggtggccgGTGCTCTCTTCGTCTCTCTTGTAGCGTGAGGCCGAGAGGATTTGCAGCGGCATGCGTGGTCGTGTCAGCTTGTGGAGGACGAGCCAAGCGTACGGACGGCGTCCCTCTCACGAGGTCAACGAGATGTTTTCCACTTTGACCCGGGAATAATTTTGTTACTACATTGTTGGTGAATCATTTACTGGTTGCATAACGTGTCAACAATCAGGTTCATCGTGCAATCGAATTGAGAGAGACGTGAGTGTCAGCGAGAAAGAAAAATTGCACAATGAAAAAGAATTGGATTAACCACAACTGAGTTTTGTACAATAATTCACAGGTCATTTGATGTAGTACATACACTATTGTCATCGTCGTCCTTCTGAAGCTGTTCCAACAACGATTCCATTGTACTTATATAACTAGGCATGTAATGCTCTTTAATCATATTCGGCGCGAGCCTTATTTTCCCATACAAATCTCTTGGAGTTTCGTAAATTTCGATGATCTCACTGCTGCTGGTGCCATCACCAGGATTTGAGTCCGGCGGGGCCAGTGCAACCATGTGGATGATCCTCCCAGGAGGGAAAAATTGGCGTGAACAACTGGCAGAAATCAGTTCTTTCTGTTTATCGTTTCGGGCGCCATTCTGATTCAGAGCTTCTTTTCCTTCATATGGTGGCGAGGATGGCTGTTGAGTGTCCAGTGATCCACTGGTATCTGAATCTTCTTGTGATGTGAAGCCTGAACCAGCAGAACTGACACAGGTAACATCTTCTTTGTTAACTAGTGCCAGCCCTTCTTCAGAAGTAACAACTTGTTGACCGCTGCAGTCGATGCTGTGTCCATTTGCTGCAGACTGTATGACATCTGCCGCATCTTTGAGCAAAGGCTGCATGGCAAAAGGAACAGCTTCTCAAAAATCATAATTCTGGTTTCAAATGAGAGAAAAGAACATATAACCGCCTTTATTTATTCTATAGCATCTCAAACTATAGCAAAGTACCACTATCACTAATTTGATCAGAAAACTCAGCTCCTTCTGAAAATATTGGTTGGTAGGTTCAGCTAAAGCTAATATTCACATTAGTTTGGCTGCCTCGGTGAAAAGGGGCATCCAATGAAACTCAGAAATAAGCAGAAATGCACTTGGCAGAAATGAGAATTTTGCATTGTCAATGAAAGGATAATAATTAGAACCAATATGCACGAGCTACTAAATACTAGACATAAGAGTTGCAGGCCCACAGTTGCTAGTGGACTACTGGCATTAGTAGTGATTGGGACTGCGCACCAGAAAGACTCAGCGGATCTCAACTGCTGTTAGTACATTAAAAACCCTGAGTGATTAATCTGATATTTGTGCGGGACTCAAGACGTGTCTTAAACAGCTTtatttcaaaatagaaaaaagatAGAGATGTCATTGTGTTAACGACTTGGTGGTTCCAGTACCGATAGCAGCCATAAAAAGTTCATGGGTGGGTAGAAGCTGGAGATTTTCAGGGACTTTACCTCAGAAATATTAGAGTCATGATCTGCAATCTTCCCCGTTGAATGAGAGATGGAAAGCATATGGGACTTGACGAAGGCGACACCCTGACTTATATTGGCAAATAAACCGTGGTGAAAGTGGTCCTGAACATCATCCAGCTTTGATGATACCATTACCTACAGTAGAGAAATAAGAGGTCCATTGTAAAGCTAAAACATATTGTGGCATCAGATGATCAGAGCACAAGTAAGATATGTCTTGCCATTTCTTGAAAAAGGAAAGTTCAGTGAGAAATAAGAGGTCCATTGTAAAGCTAAAACATATTGTGGCATCAGATGATCAGAGCACAAGTAAGGTATGTCTTGCCATTTCTTGAAAAAAGAAAGTTCAGTGAGGAGTAATATGTAGTATATTAATACTTTTACTCGTCGACTACTAAAGGAGTCTGTGTCAGCCAAAGTCCAGTTACATTGTATAAGCTGCTGCAAAGAGTTGCCATCAGGGTACCTCAGATCGCAGGCTCTCAgtagaaacttttgaaaacgCTGGCACAACATCATTTCTATTGACAAGAGAAGTGATGAAATCTTTGCCCGACTCCGCCAGCTCCCATGTCATACAGGCAGCTAAATAACACAAAAGGTACTTTAGAATTCTGGAAATCATTTCCTACGAAGGAAATATGCTTCAGTCACTTCTCAGTACAGATAGCATACATCTCACAGTCAAATGTAGTTTTATTAATGCTGCACTCAGCGATGGCATTACACAAAAGTCTTTATTATGTCCTCTACTTTACAATCATGGTTAACTGATGCAAATTCAGGAATAAAAAATTCCGCAAAATAGTTAGCATGGATGAGAATCTTGTGTAGTGACTTACTTTACAGCCATTCAAACAGAGAGACTAATGAAAGAGACTAAGTGACCAACTAGCCAACTTGAAACACAAAACCAATGGGGCATCTGAATGCCAGACAATATCTCCAAATGCCAGCACAAGGGCTTAGGAGTTGGACTACCAATAAAACAGAAAGCAAGAACTTTCACATCTATGTTCAAAAATCAACAAAACTGAAAGTATGTACATTTCACTTACGAGGAGCAAATGCCAAACAACTGCAGGATGAGAACTCATAATGCTCACGGAGAATATATGTCAGAATTGCTCCAATGCCAGCTCCCATTGAATGTCCAATGACCTAGTACAAAGGGTAGAAATAGGTAGTGAGATCTAATATAATTATAGACTCTAACCACACTACCTATTAAATACAAGATTATTGTATGTGCACAGCACTAATGCTAGCCTTATGCAGCAGCTTGAAGCAGAGCACCAGATCAACTCAAAAGCTTAAGAGGTACAAGCCCTAACCACATTATCAAGCACCTTTATAAATCTCTACCGAAAGCATACCAACATAGGTAGAAATTAAGCAGGCCATCCTTCAATTTAAAATTTCCACACAAACTAACCAATGCAAGTGCAAGTTTCCATTTTTTTCAGCCAGTACATAGATGATATGAAATGCATAAGTATAAAGCAGTGCTACCTCTTGACAACAAGAAGGCCTTGACACTAATAACTTAACTATTCATACGCGCATCAATCACCAAAGCTAGCAGTTGCAAAATCAGCACTTTTAACGATAAGCAGAGTACACAAATTGAAGGGAATGTGTATTCAGATACAATAAACTGCAGCAGGATGGATATCTATGCATTTCATTCAGACGCAAAGAATTAGTAATAATTACCTTTATTTGGTACCCAGGAAATTCTTGTATTTTGTTATGAAGATGGGGAATAGCTAGTCTTGCAATCCAACGAGCTCCAGCAAGCATCCCACAGTGTGCATATCCTAAAACTACGTTGCTGATCTGCCCTTCACTTAGAATTATATGGTGAAAGGGTACTTCAGCAGCAGTTGCTGCAGTCAGGCGCTCTTTAGTACTGATAGCACCCCGAATGAAGAGCAGAAAGCACTTGGTCCTTTTGTCACACACAAGTGCGAAAGAAGGCTGCATGAGCTGCATTGAGCAATGAACCAAGAATAAGACACTTTCTAACTACATATGTGAGTGGACATTAATTCTGATTTATAACCTTAAGCACAAGTTAACGTCAGTGATACTTACTCACCCTCGACCTAGTCTTGTGAATCAGAATGTCTTCTTGTTTGTACCCACCAAACTTCAGAAATGCTGAAAAAGATTTCTTTGAGAAGAACATGCAAAGCTTCAAGTACTCAAGGAGTGAAGATACTTCAGCATGCGCCTGATGGCCTTTAAGTTGACGGCAATCATTTCCACCATACTCATGCTGCAAATTACCCTGAAGTGGCACAGTCAAGAAACTAAGTTACCATGTTTTTTTCATCCATTGCCTATGTGTAAACTATGTACAAGAGAGCAATACAAAAGCAAACTGGTAATATTATGCAGAGTCGATCCACTTTCAGCAAGCATTGTATTACAGCCtcattttaaaaataaaaagataatgCAGATGTAAGTCAACTTATTTAGCTGATTTTCGATCATGGATAAACAGTTCGTTTACTCTTTATGACACGACTTGGCATGGCACAAAGACATAGGGCTAACTATGTTGATCATAATGTGGAAATATCACCTAATTCGATAATATTCATGCAACCATAACCAAATAACGAGATCCATTTAAAAGGTGAATGGATCTGTCATGGAAATGACTGAAAGTGTATCGTGCATCCCCAACATGTGTGCTTCCATTTTATCTCAAATAGAATGGCACCATTTGCTATATGCCTTCAATATTATGATCACCATTCTGAACTTATATTACTCAGATAACAGACAAATCAGATCTTGTAGATCAAACTTCTAACCATATATGCAAGACCGATCTTAACTCGAGCTCAAGTTCTGAACACGTCATTATGACCGGGACACCGCAAGTGCCAGGATCCTAGTGCAGTAACCGTATCCAGGCAAGCAACTGACCAATAATTCAAATAAAAACCATATTACCCAAAAGTAAAGAAAACTCAAACCTGTCTTCCAAGTCAATGCAAGTCAAACCGTAAAATAGTCAGAAGCTCAGCCTTTACACAAACACTTTCAGCAAGTGGATAAATGGAAACACTCtactgaaactctgaaagcaACTGGCCAATAGCTTCTGCACTGGAGCCAACAGGACTCCATTTCACCAAATGCAGCAGTTA is a genomic window containing:
- the LOC117840637 gene encoding uncharacterized protein — encoded protein: MPAVVAAAAACAASGGALLLYLLLTCRPQPATEAERGREENETSPLLSGSRAARGREAGSDSEDEPWPHREPVTCCEAAAVAARTARRAWELTVGRWGLHGLAFGIKRHMKRQGNLQHEYGGNDCRQLKGHQAHAEVSSLLEYLKLCMFFSKKSFSAFLKFGGYKQEDILIHKTRSRLMQPSFALVCDKRTKCFLLFIRGAISTKERLTAATAAEVPFHHIILSEGQISNVVLGYAHCGMLAGARWIARLAIPHLHNKIQEFPGYQIKVIGHSMGAGIGAILTYILREHYEFSSCSCLAFAPPACMTWELAESGKDFITSLVNRNDVVPAFSKVSTESLRSEVMVSSKLDDVQDHFHHGLFANISQGVAFVKSHMLSISHSTGKIADHDSNISEPLLKDAADVIQSAANGHSIDCSGQQVVTSEEGLALVNKEDVTCVSSAGSGFTSQEDSDTSGSLDTQQPSSPPYEGKEALNQNGARNDKQKELISASCSRQFFPPGRIIHMVALAPPDSNPGDGTSSSEIIEIYETPRDLYGKIRLAPNMIKEHYMPSYISTMESLLEQLQKDDDDNSVCTTSNDL